Part of the Oncorhynchus mykiss isolate Arlee chromosome 12, USDA_OmykA_1.1, whole genome shotgun sequence genome, TGTTTTCATTAAACAATGACGATGTTCTTGAAGCAGCATAAATCAATTTAAGTGGGAACAAATACAAAGAGCAGACCCTATTTAAATCCTATAGATCTATTCATGTCTTACCTGAAGAGTATGTGTAGGTAGGAGCCCAGGCCTGTGAGGATGTGCCACCAGGCATGGAACTGTGTCACCGCCCCAACAACAGGGGGCAGTCTCTGTCTGGTGGATCTAAAAGGAGAGTGTCgagcaaagagagagagtttTACATTTTGATTCTGTCTACAAATGGATGTCCATATTCTGTTGGCAGCGTTTGTCATTTGATTGTACTCACCTGAGTGAGTCACAGGCCAGATTATCAATGTTCCACAACATGAACCCCAGCAGAAAGACACTCAGGGAGATGTAACACACAGGTTTGAGCCAGGGGTACACCCTGCAATGGAAACACAGGGAGTCCGGTGAGATGTATAAACACTGTTATAACATAGCCCTACTTTGTACTGTAGTTTCTGAAAATGTCATCCAGAATCGCAAATATCAGGATACCAGCAGAATCCAGTGAGTGAGTGGCTATTAAACAATTGATGTACATTGTAAGGATAATAAATGTACTCTTGACCTCTCAGTTAATTTCCCAAACTACCGGGCCACATTTCTGCTGCCACACTGCCACTTACCATGTAACTATGAAGATAGAGCGCATCACCAAGCATGCTACAAGTGCACCATACATGACCTGAGGGGTGAGGACACACAAAGAACACATTTTGAAAAGCAACCAAATCTAGACCTGTCATATTTTACAGTAGCCTAAACCTGGTGTTTTCAGAACAGAGGTGAAATTAAGTGTATAATGCACATGTTTTATACCAGTCTGCTCAACACTAAGGACCTTGATAGACAACACTACTGTACAGCGTGTACATGTTCCAACCACCAGGTTGTGCTAAAGCCATGCTCAAATAAAGACTGCTATTTTGTGACGGTTAATGGAACGTATAAATGGTCACCGTTGTTGTATTGTATCTAAATGGGTACACTGTAGCAAATCAAATACTTGCATCAGTTTGGTAAGAATCCATTTAAATAATATGCTGATATAGAGCTCATGACCACCTGCCATCTAACTGTCTCcaaggaccacaatggaaataagcctTTGGGCTTTAATGTGTTTTTATCCTCGATCATTTTTTATGTATGTAATGTTGTCTATGGCTGGAGCAGCCTACTTCTTGTAATTATCTAATAAATCAATTCCATGTCTGCTAAAACTGACTGTTGTGGGCATGTTTATGGCTAAATGTGTGCCACCATGGAGCGGTGGGGTTTAGTAAGCAGAGAGGGCTCTGAAGTGTAAACAAAGGTTGCTTTGTCACGTTGTTTCTGTTGTTGTGGAGCAACACAGACGCTTCTCTAGACTCTCAATATCCACAGCCTCACTGACTATTGTGAGGTATGCTAGAGAGGAGTTTATAATACAACTGTAACCTGGAGTTGTAAAATCAGACTGAGCCATAGTCAAAAGGTGTTGTGCGACATTGTCAATAGCCCAAAGTGACAATGCTGCAAAATATTAGATTCCTGAACAGAGACATTTGAACGGACATGCCACAATAGCAATCTAACTGGATCTAACAGGACCTCATGTCCGGCTGTTTCCACAGTTAGCCAGGGGCAATATGTACTAATGAAACAGTAAACTCTAAAAGCAAACAAAGAGCATGCTCACCGAAGAGCGAAAATGTACTCTCTTTCTTACCTGGTGAAAGACTGGCTCTTTCCATTGTAAATACACCTGGGAAAAAGAGATTTGAGATAGTGACATTAATCATTGAGATATAGTCATGGAATGAAAAGGGACAAAACAGTTATGTGGGAAATATAAGACACTCACCACACTGACTGAGACACTGAAGATGAATAACAACATGATAGGGAATACACCCAAAGTGTTTTTTTGCTTGAAGCATTCATATCTGCAACAGAAAAAAATGAATTAATTTCTCATTCCTCTAATGAAACACATATTTGTAattatagacatacagtatacagtaaggcttttgagagggatggagagcaAGATGATGAACGATGACCCAGTTAAAATGGGGGAAGTGCAAGTGGCACTGAATCAATAGACATCAACTCTGTACCATGTCATCTATAGCCATGAAAAAGGTGTGTTTTCTTGGGATAAATAAATCAATTGTAGGATTGGATTAACTTTTCGTTGATCACATGTACACTGCCCTCAAATTACTTTCAGTGGGCTTTGGGCCTGGGCTGCTCAATGGCAATGGCACTGTGAAAGTTGGAGTGTAAATTCATTATGTTGGGTACTTACAGACAGTAGACAAAGACACAGGTGCTGTAGATCATTGGCAGCTCGTCCAGCAACTGTGGGGgacagacagcagagacacaGATAGTGATGT contains:
- the LOC110537438 gene encoding alkaline ceramidase 3 — translated: MAPSADRLGYWGRPTSTLDWCEENYVVSFYIAEFWNTVSNLIMILPPIYGAIQTYKGGLEYRYVYSFLGLAAVGIGSWCFHMTLQYEMQLLDELPMIYSTCVFVYCLYECFKQKNTLGVFPIMLLFIFSVSVSVVYLQWKEPVFHQVMYGALVACLVMRSIFIVTWVYPWLKPVCYISLSVFLLGFMLWNIDNLACDSLRSTRQRLPPVVGAVTQFHAWWHILTGLGSYLHILFSLQIRSTFLKHRPKVKFLCGVWPMLHIEAQKTS